The following proteins are encoded in a genomic region of Anabas testudineus chromosome 13, fAnaTes1.2, whole genome shotgun sequence:
- the efhd1 gene encoding EF-hand domain-containing protein D1, which translates to MASEELARKLQSRLAATQEADPRPEPEQSPVRPKIMQEPEGACGDSSSELSAKLTRRLDISEGNAAPRPTRVFNPYTEFKEFSRKQIKDMEALFRRHDTGKDGFIDLMELKLMMEKLGAPQTHLGLKNMIKEVDEDFDGKLSFREFLLIFRRAAAGELQEESGLMALARLSEINVSTEGVMGAKDFFEAKMQALSVGSKFEAEIREEKEERKRQEVEKKQRQAAFKQLQSTFCS; encoded by the exons ATGGCATCTGAAGAGCTGGCTCGGAAGCTGCAGTCGCGTCTGGCCGCAACGCAGGAGGCTGATCCGAGGCCGGAGCCCGAGCAGAGCCCGGTCCGACCCAAAATAATGCAGGAGCCCGAGGGAGCCTGCGGCGACTCGTCCTCCGAGCTGTCCGCCAAACTGACCCGCAGGCTGGACATCAGCGAGGGCAACGCCGCCCCTCGACCGACCCGCGTCTTCAACCCGTACACGGAGTTCAAGGAGTTCTCCCGTAAACAGATTAAGGACATGGAGGCGTTGTTCAGACG GCACGACACTGGGAAAGACGGCTTTATCGACCTGATGGAGCTGAAGCTGATGATGGAGAAGTTGGGAGCTCCGCAGACCCACCTCGGCCTCAAGAACATGATCAAAGAGGTAGATGAAGACTTTGATGGCAAGCTGAGCTTCAGAGAG TTCCTCCTGATCTTCCGGAGAGCAGCGGCTggagagctgcaggaggagagtGGCCTGATGGCTCTAGCCAGGCTGTCGGAGATCAACGTCTCCACTGAGGGAGTGATGGGGGCCAAAGACTTCTTTGAAGCTAAG ATGCAGGCGCTGTCTGTGGGCAGCAAGTTCGAGGCTGAGATTcgagaggaaaaagaggaacgcaagagacaggaagtggagaAAAAGCAGAGGCAAGCCGCCTTCAAGCAGCTCCAGTCCACCTTCTGCTCCTGA